One genomic window of Candidatus Didemnitutus sp. includes the following:
- the proC gene encoding pyrroline-5-carboxylate reductase: protein MAHTLAFLGSGRLGSAIIRGLLAQKIHAPAAIACTSKSGATAQKLAAETGIACEPDLERLLGPADIVVVAFKPQSLATADPRLAELTAGKLVISLLAGKRLARLAQVFPRARNLVRTMPNTPAAIGAGITAYCAQAPLTDADRATVERMLGALGEFVALDEKYFDAVTAVGGSGPGFVFEFIGALRDGGIAAGLPPEVAQRLATQTALGSLKLLAHSGATPEALRDQVVSPNGTTYAGLQVLAGAKFRDLLRDTVQAATRRADELSQD from the coding sequence GTGGCACACACCCTCGCCTTCCTCGGTTCCGGCCGCCTCGGCTCCGCGATCATCCGCGGCCTGCTCGCGCAAAAAATCCACGCGCCCGCCGCCATCGCCTGCACGAGCAAATCCGGCGCCACCGCGCAAAAGCTCGCCGCGGAAACCGGCATCGCCTGCGAACCCGACCTCGAGCGCCTGCTGGGGCCCGCCGACATCGTCGTCGTCGCCTTCAAGCCGCAATCGCTCGCCACCGCCGATCCGCGGCTCGCCGAGCTCACCGCCGGCAAGCTCGTCATCTCGCTCCTCGCCGGCAAACGCCTCGCACGTCTCGCCCAGGTCTTCCCGCGCGCCCGCAATCTCGTGCGCACGATGCCGAACACCCCTGCCGCCATCGGCGCCGGCATCACCGCCTACTGCGCGCAAGCGCCGCTCACCGATGCCGACCGCGCCACGGTCGAGCGCATGCTCGGCGCGCTGGGCGAGTTCGTCGCGCTCGACGAAAAGTATTTCGACGCCGTCACCGCCGTCGGCGGCAGCGGCCCGGGCTTCGTCTTCGAGTTCATCGGCGCGCTGCGCGACGGCGGCATCGCCGCCGGCCTGCCGCCCGAAGTCGCCCAGCGACTCGCCACCCAGACCGCACTCGGCTCGCTCAAGCTCCTCGCGCACTCCGGCGCGACACCCGAAGCGCTGCGCGACCAGGTCGTCTCGCCCAACGGCACGACCTACGCCGGCCTGCAAGTGCTCGCGGGCGCCAAGTTCCGCGACCTCCTGCGCGACACCGTCCAAGCCGCCACTCGCCGCGCCGACGAACTCTCGCAGGATTGA